Proteins co-encoded in one Paenibacillus thermoaerophilus genomic window:
- a CDS encoding HAD family hydrolase translates to MIKAVIFDFDGLIIDTETAWYQAFSRVYADHGEQLPLELFAQCIGTLDDVFDPYVELERRLGKTIDRDALRKRAGELHAEIMADADLRPGVRDYLDAARQLGLGIALASSSPRSWIDPYLERYHLKHYFHSLHTGDTVKRVKPDPELYVRALDSLGVSGNEALAFEDSENGLRAALGAGLRCVVVPNEATAHLAFDGASLRLGSMAELPLAKVLEAVA, encoded by the coding sequence ATGATTAAAGCGGTGATCTTCGACTTTGACGGACTGATTATCGATACGGAAACCGCCTGGTATCAGGCGTTCAGCCGCGTATACGCCGATCACGGCGAGCAGCTCCCGCTGGAGCTGTTCGCCCAATGCATCGGGACGTTGGACGACGTCTTCGATCCTTACGTCGAGCTGGAGCGGCGGCTGGGCAAGACGATCGACCGGGATGCCCTCCGCAAGCGGGCCGGCGAGCTTCATGCGGAGATCATGGCCGATGCCGACCTGAGACCGGGCGTTCGCGATTACCTCGATGCGGCCCGGCAGCTCGGATTGGGGATCGCCCTCGCTTCCAGCTCCCCGCGCAGTTGGATCGATCCGTATCTGGAACGCTATCATCTGAAGCATTATTTTCATTCGCTGCATACGGGCGATACAGTGAAGCGCGTGAAGCCCGATCCCGAGCTGTACGTGCGGGCCCTGGATTCGCTGGGAGTGAGCGGCAACGAGGCCCTCGCGTTCGAGGATTCGGAGAATGGCCTGCGCGCCGCGCTTGGGGCGGGCTTGCGCTGCGTCGTCGTGCCGAACGAGGCGACGGCTCATCTGGCATTCGACGGGGCGAGCCTGAGGCTCGGTTCGATGGCGGAACTGCCGCTGGCGAAGGTGCTGGAAGCCGTCGCTTGA
- a CDS encoding DNA-deoxyinosine glycosylase: MTPIKMTDRYAAGDGRVRSFEPVVRPDSRVLILGSMPGVQSLERNQYYANPRNQFWTLVYGAFGRTPHPDYDERIRFVLEHGIALWDVLAECVRPGSLDSSIREERTQNFAAFYRRYPGIRAVFCNGSKAYDSYRRQVGPDDRRVCIKLPSSSPTPGKYNKSLADKQLEWNAIRQWAERGSPSHKGGLL; encoded by the coding sequence ATGACGCCTATCAAGATGACGGATCGTTACGCTGCCGGCGACGGCCGGGTCCGCTCGTTCGAGCCGGTCGTCCGGCCGGATTCCCGCGTTCTGATCCTCGGCTCCATGCCGGGCGTGCAGTCCCTGGAGCGCAACCAATATTACGCCAATCCGCGGAATCAGTTTTGGACGCTGGTTTACGGCGCTTTCGGACGTACGCCTCATCCGGATTACGACGAGCGCATCCGGTTCGTGCTGGAGCATGGGATCGCTTTGTGGGACGTGCTTGCGGAGTGCGTGCGCCCGGGCAGTCTGGATTCCAGCATCCGGGAGGAGCGAACGCAGAATTTCGCGGCGTTTTACCGCCGGTATCCCGGTATACGGGCCGTCTTCTGCAACGGCTCCAAAGCGTACGATTCCTATAGGCGACAGGTCGGTCCGGACGACCGCCGCGTCTGCATCAAGCTTCCGTCCAGCAGTCCGACGCCGGGCAAATACAACAAATCGCTTGCGGACAAACAGCTCGAATGGAACGCGATCCGGCAGTGGGCCGAGCGGGGTTCTCCGTCACACAAGGGAGGGCTTTTATGA